The stretch of DNA CTGGCCGAACAGTTCGGCGTCACCCGCACCACCATCCGCGAAGCCATACGGTTGCTTGAATATGGTGGCCTGATCGGCCGCGCTGACCGCAAACGCTTAGTCGTTTGCCTGCCCAGTAAGGAATCCGCCAGTAATTCGCTAAGCACTGCCATGCTCATGCACGAAGTCACTTTTAAAGAATTGTGGCAGATTGCGATGGGCCTCGAACCCTTGGCTGCAGGGCTAGCCTGCGAGAGCATTTCTACCGAACTAAAGGAAAAACTCGCCACCAATTTAGAACAAACTGCTGCGGCTAAATCGGACACCAAAGAGTTACTGGAGGCGGAAATCGAATTCCACAATTTGATCGCCCAGGCAACCTGCAACAACGCGTTGTTAATGGCGCGCGAACCCCTGAATCAACTCTTCTATCCCGCGTTCAAAGCCGTCATTGATCGCATGCACCCTGGCGGGCGTATTCTCGATTGCCATACCCGTATGTACGAAGCCATCTGCCAAGGCGATAAAAAAACCGCCGAAGAGTGGATGCGAAAACATATGGTTGATTTCGAGCGTGGCATTAAGATGGCTGGCCTAGACTTCAACGGACCGATTGATCACCAGAGCTTATAACTGCTAAGA from Pseudomonadales bacterium encodes:
- a CDS encoding FadR family transcriptional regulator, producing MTDTLADGKFQKLNRAPAYQAVSQKIRSAIINGELKAGELLPTEMDLAEQFGVTRTTIREAIRLLEYGGLIGRADRKRLVVCLPSKESASNSLSTAMLMHEVTFKELWQIAMGLEPLAAGLACESISTELKEKLATNLEQTAAAKSDTKELLEAEIEFHNLIAQATCNNALLMAREPLNQLFYPAFKAVIDRMHPGGRILDCHTRMYEAICQGDKKTAEEWMRKHMVDFERGIKMAGLDFNGPIDHQSL